In Selenomonas dianae, a genomic segment contains:
- a CDS encoding UTRA domain-containing protein, whose product MPAAKFEIIYKDLKKKIEENIYPAEAVFPSENELTEAYGCSRATLRRALARLIEQGYIQAGQGRRMRVIYQPTEQNEFMIGGIESFREAAARNHFQAVTRVIHFAEDVVDEKTSKKTGLPLGSDIYDVRRIRYLDGKALILDINLFLREAVPHLTPEIASRSIYDYIENDLGMVIVTSRRRMTVEYAADLDLHWLEMGDYNCLAVVSGRMYNAEGIQFEYTQSRHHPEYFCFEDTAVRRSQGRRNKW is encoded by the coding sequence ATGCCGGCGGCAAAGTTTGAGATTATCTACAAGGACTTGAAAAAAAAAATAGAGGAAAACATCTATCCCGCCGAAGCGGTGTTTCCCTCTGAGAACGAACTGACGGAGGCGTATGGCTGCTCCCGCGCCACGCTGCGCCGCGCTCTGGCTCGTCTCATCGAGCAGGGCTATATCCAGGCTGGACAGGGGCGGCGGATGCGGGTGATATATCAGCCGACGGAGCAAAACGAGTTTATGATCGGCGGCATTGAATCCTTCCGTGAAGCCGCTGCCCGCAATCACTTTCAGGCGGTTACCCGCGTCATTCATTTCGCCGAGGACGTTGTGGATGAAAAAACTTCAAAAAAAACAGGGCTTCCCTTGGGCAGCGACATCTATGATGTACGCCGCATCCGCTATCTGGATGGAAAAGCCCTGATTCTGGATATCAATCTGTTTCTGCGTGAGGCAGTGCCCCATCTCACCCCGGAAATTGCTTCCCGCTCCATCTATGACTACATAGAAAATGATCTGGGCATGGTCATCGTCACCAGCCGCCGCCGCATGACGGTGGAGTATGCTGCCGATTTGGATTTGCACTGGCTGGAAATGGGGGACTACAACTGCCTGGCCGTGGTCAGTGGGAGAATGTACAATGCCGAGGGCATACAGTTTGAGTACACGCAGTCCCGCCATCACCCGGAGTATTTTTGCTTTGAGGACACGGCTGTCAGGAGAAGCCAAGGTAGGCGAAATAAGTGGTAA
- a CDS encoding LysR family transcriptional regulator: MELKIFTTFRTIVRTGSFTKAARLLSYTPSTITFHIA, encoded by the coding sequence ATGGAACTAAAGATATTCACGACGTTCCGGACAATTGTGCGCACGGGGAGTTTTACAAAGGCGGCGCGCCTCCTCAGCTACACGCCGTCGACGATCACGTTCCACATTGCATAG
- a CDS encoding LysR family transcriptional regulator substrate-binding protein gives MVLTKAGEALIPYVDEVLAAANKIKNFQYGIAAYQGTLTVGAPESLLCFRLPPLLKRLHAHAPRVDLRLRSLTSRDVVAALNDGQLDVGFAYTIQERDEESLVFWEFEESPVHFYTAVSTAAWCPDFREQAMEIDEMPLITMPHPGEIRKIADDYFRKQAISFTNMIELRSTQTIINMVENDMGIALLPDYAVRERIGLGRMAVALSDPLIVTSYYGIHRNKWCSPAMNLFLEILGEESGRPSGKKLLRDEEGANAADCR, from the coding sequence ATGGTTCTGACAAAGGCAGGCGAGGCACTGATTCCGTATGTGGACGAGGTGCTTGCGGCGGCGAACAAGATCAAGAACTTTCAATACGGCATTGCCGCCTATCAGGGAACACTCACGGTCGGTGCGCCGGAGTCGCTGCTCTGCTTCCGTCTGCCTCCCTTGCTCAAACGTCTGCATGCGCACGCACCACGCGTCGATTTGCGTCTGCGCTCGCTCACGAGCCGCGATGTCGTTGCGGCTCTCAACGACGGACAGCTCGATGTCGGTTTCGCGTATACGATTCAAGAAAGAGACGAGGAGAGTCTTGTGTTCTGGGAGTTCGAGGAGAGCCCTGTGCATTTCTACACCGCAGTCAGTACAGCCGCATGGTGTCCGGACTTTCGAGAGCAGGCGATGGAGATCGATGAGATGCCGCTGATCACGATGCCGCATCCGGGTGAGATTCGGAAGATAGCGGACGACTACTTTCGAAAACAAGCGATCTCGTTTACGAATATGATTGAGCTGCGGAGTACGCAGACCATCATCAACATGGTTGAGAATGATATGGGGATTGCCCTGCTGCCGGATTATGCGGTGCGGGAACGCATCGGGCTAGGTCGGATGGCTGTGGCATTGTCGGATCCGCTGATCGTCACGTCATACTACGGGATTCACCGGAATAAATGGTGCAGTCCCGCAATGAATCTTTTCCTTGAAATCCTCGGGGAGGAGAGCGGACGACCGAGCGGGAAGAAATTGCTTCGTGATGAGGAGGGAGCTAATGCAGCCGATTGCCGCTGA
- a CDS encoding TonB-dependent receptor — MTRKKKLALLLACLTGTGMVNTAAAEERLQTEAAEEMDTYDLPEVTVTGVRHPADTPVRRSLPGGFQAEQTNFGLMGDQDVMQVPYTAQSLTTKNFDTFAAPSGDVNQVLANVPSLRVGTSLIKTDFSARGMLANGSAMYLNNVPGFFIMASGPVTNTIGRADVMVGPAATLSGSVQSYNGPDGGQPVSVYLYTKRPEKGDFTRYRQTMGGYGHYGGYIDVNRSGLGDGTFGVRVYGEHSEGNFAVSGAGRQKTNLFVDVSRETPKSTTNFFGGYYKDRLRGTERRFKIQPSARQVPGAPDASRSYDDPNLMHSDWDGYQITLNHEQKINPHTKWFLNVGTNDMTNRRFIYWAQITIDGDGNLRDNRVWSQYFYLKSRYGQVGVNHKFKTGAAEHDVTLAVDRSWRVQYNNTRRDAKNAHVTGNIYSGIIYKPSIYNYDISGSLGQKFQYQEMDTSINLMDNVKIGKWNLLAAVTRRHGNYRGAAAAGETKDTQYAPTFGVTYAPTDRLSVYGAYAKATTRGEVVGSGYANEGEIAEAVKVTQKELGVKYKFGSMYAALAYFDMNQPNYIDVPNPSNPALPFYRLDGENRYRGLELSVTGAAAPKWNVFGGIQYLHARQQRTQGGANDGLPTDSSAPWSTVVGLEYMPNADWSITGRLNYVSRGTIIGTGRRELSVPSSAVFDLFANYRTKIGTTPVSLQASIYNVFDRSYWILQPGQGSKLLLSMPRTFMLSATFDL, encoded by the coding sequence ATGACACGGAAGAAGAAACTTGCTCTGCTCCTCGCATGTCTGACGGGCACAGGTATGGTGAACACGGCTGCTGCCGAGGAGCGTCTGCAGACAGAGGCGGCAGAGGAGATGGATACCTATGATCTGCCCGAGGTAACGGTGACCGGAGTGCGTCATCCCGCAGATACTCCGGTGCGCAGAAGTCTGCCCGGCGGATTCCAGGCAGAGCAGACGAATTTTGGTTTGATGGGCGATCAGGACGTGATGCAGGTGCCGTATACGGCACAGAGCCTCACAACGAAGAATTTCGATACGTTTGCTGCGCCGTCGGGCGACGTGAATCAGGTTCTCGCGAATGTGCCGTCGCTGCGCGTGGGCACCTCGCTCATCAAGACGGACTTCTCCGCGCGTGGGATGCTTGCGAACGGTTCGGCAATGTATCTCAACAATGTGCCGGGCTTCTTCATCATGGCGTCCGGTCCCGTGACGAATACCATCGGCCGCGCAGATGTCATGGTCGGTCCTGCGGCAACGCTTTCCGGCTCGGTGCAGTCCTACAACGGGCCCGACGGCGGACAGCCGGTCTCCGTGTATCTCTATACGAAACGGCCGGAGAAGGGGGACTTCACACGCTATCGGCAGACGATGGGCGGATATGGACACTATGGCGGCTATATCGACGTGAACCGCAGCGGGCTCGGCGACGGGACGTTTGGTGTGCGTGTCTACGGTGAGCACAGCGAGGGAAATTTTGCCGTGAGCGGTGCGGGACGACAAAAGACGAACCTCTTTGTCGATGTCAGCCGCGAGACGCCGAAGAGCACGACGAACTTCTTCGGCGGATACTACAAGGATCGTCTGCGCGGAACGGAGCGGCGCTTTAAGATCCAGCCCTCCGCCCGGCAGGTGCCGGGCGCACCCGATGCGAGCCGCAGCTACGATGATCCGAACCTCATGCACAGCGACTGGGACGGCTATCAGATCACGCTCAACCACGAGCAGAAGATCAATCCGCATACGAAGTGGTTCCTGAACGTAGGCACGAACGACATGACGAATCGCCGCTTCATCTACTGGGCGCAGATCACGATCGACGGCGACGGCAATCTGCGCGACAATCGCGTCTGGTCGCAGTATTTCTATCTCAAGAGCCGCTACGGGCAGGTCGGTGTGAACCACAAGTTCAAGACAGGGGCGGCGGAGCATGACGTGACGCTCGCCGTGGATCGTTCGTGGCGCGTGCAGTACAACAATACGCGGAGAGATGCTAAAAATGCTCATGTGACAGGTAATATATACTCCGGCATCATCTATAAGCCGTCGATCTACAACTACGACATCTCCGGCAGCCTCGGCCAGAAGTTCCAGTATCAGGAGATGGATACGAGCATCAACCTGATGGACAATGTAAAGATCGGGAAGTGGAATCTGCTCGCTGCCGTGACGCGCCGCCATGGCAACTACCGTGGCGCTGCTGCAGCCGGCGAGACGAAGGATACGCAGTATGCGCCGACATTCGGCGTGACCTATGCGCCGACGGACCGACTCTCGGTCTACGGTGCGTATGCAAAAGCCACGACGCGCGGGGAGGTGGTCGGCAGCGGCTATGCCAACGAGGGAGAGATTGCAGAGGCAGTCAAGGTGACCCAGAAGGAACTGGGTGTAAAGTATAAGTTCGGCAGTATGTACGCTGCGCTTGCTTATTTCGATATGAACCAGCCGAACTACATTGATGTTCCGAACCCCTCCAACCCGGCACTGCCGTTCTACCGTCTCGACGGCGAGAACCGCTACCGCGGTCTTGAACTCAGCGTTACGGGCGCCGCCGCGCCGAAGTGGAACGTATTCGGCGGGATTCAGTACCTCCATGCGCGTCAGCAGCGGACGCAAGGAGGCGCAAACGACGGCCTGCCGACGGACAGCTCGGCGCCGTGGAGCACCGTTGTCGGGCTTGAGTATATGCCAAATGCGGACTGGAGCATTACGGGGCGTCTGAACTACGTTTCGCGCGGTACGATCATCGGCACCGGCCGCCGCGAACTCTCCGTACCGTCATCGGCAGTATTTGATCTCTTTGCGAACTATCGGACGAAGATCGGAACGACGCCCGTGTCTCTGCAGGCGTCCATCTACAACGTATTCGACCGCAGCTACTGGATTCTGCAGCCGGGACAGGGGAGCAAGCTCCTCCTCTCGATGCCGCGGACGTTCATGCTCTCCGCGACGTTTGATCTCTGA
- a CDS encoding ABC transporter substrate-binding protein, with amino-acid sequence MKHRLSFAFLGALMLLCAVLAGCGSQEAAAPKAERVVTDTTGREVHLPGEVKSIAVVPIPWASIVYAVDGTGQRIAGMHPSAKASYEKSMLKTLAPELAGASTDFVGQDFSIHMEELGKLNPSAIVVWNYQEEEIKQLEALKVPTIALKYGTMEDLQNGIRVIGKVLGKEDRAEEIIEFQKDTMAYFDGKKAALADKPKPKVLYLYDENLKVAGGNAVNTMMIETAGGANAAKEVDGTWVNVTMEQVAAWNPDVVIVSNFSQVQPSDLFENKLEGQNWSNIAAVREGRVWKAPVGLYRWDAPCVETPLMIKWIAQKLHPDVFNDYRLTDDLRGFYEKFFSYTLTDADLKMILHE; translated from the coding sequence ATGAAACATCGTTTGTCATTCGCTTTTCTTGGGGCGCTGATGCTCCTCTGCGCTGTGCTTGCAGGATGCGGATCACAAGAGGCAGCCGCGCCCAAGGCGGAGCGGGTTGTGACGGATACGACCGGACGCGAGGTGCATTTGCCGGGAGAGGTCAAGAGCATCGCTGTCGTGCCGATCCCGTGGGCGTCCATTGTCTACGCGGTAGACGGCACGGGGCAGCGCATCGCGGGGATGCATCCCTCGGCAAAGGCGTCTTATGAGAAGTCCATGCTGAAGACGTTGGCGCCCGAACTGGCAGGAGCTTCGACGGATTTTGTCGGGCAGGATTTTTCCATTCACATGGAAGAGCTCGGCAAGTTGAACCCGAGCGCCATCGTCGTTTGGAATTATCAAGAGGAGGAAATCAAACAGCTGGAGGCGCTTAAGGTTCCGACCATCGCGTTGAAATACGGCACGATGGAGGACTTGCAGAACGGCATCCGCGTCATCGGAAAAGTGCTCGGCAAAGAGGACCGTGCCGAGGAAATCATTGAGTTCCAAAAGGACACAATGGCCTATTTCGACGGGAAAAAGGCGGCACTCGCGGACAAACCAAAGCCGAAGGTCCTTTATTTATACGATGAGAATCTCAAGGTTGCGGGCGGCAACGCCGTCAATACCATGATGATTGAGACGGCAGGCGGCGCGAATGCGGCGAAGGAAGTCGACGGAACATGGGTCAATGTCACGATGGAGCAGGTCGCCGCGTGGAATCCCGATGTCGTGATCGTCAGCAATTTCTCGCAGGTTCAGCCAAGCGATCTGTTCGAAAACAAGCTCGAAGGCCAGAACTGGAGCAATATTGCCGCCGTTCGTGAGGGGCGCGTGTGGAAAGCCCCCGTCGGGCTCTACCGCTGGGATGCGCCCTGCGTCGAGACGCCGCTGATGATCAAGTGGATCGCGCAGAAACTGCATCCGGATGTTTTTAATGACTACCGTCTGACGGATGATCTGCGCGGCTTCTATGAGAAATTCTTCTCATACACGCTGACGGATGCTGATCTCAAGATGATTCTGCACGAGTGA
- a CDS encoding FecCD family ABC transporter permease, giving the protein MKQNNAALWTIMTVLLIAVFFLSLVAGRFAVEPAAVCDILMRAAGGNAGTDMASTVVLELRLPRTILAMLVGAGLSLSGAVYQGIFRNPLVSPDVLGVSSGAGFGAVLGILLWGTGTGTSAIAFVCGMVSVGLAYYFSRSRGSVSMMSLVLSGIIISSIFSALISLVKYVADPYDKLPAITYWLMGSLGKADFDKIQIVGLPMIAAGALLLAIRWRINILSLGEEEARSLGVNPARIRNIAIVAATILTALSVTACGIVGWVGLVIPHMCRRMVGVDHARLLPAACFTGAIFLALVDICARSLLAAELPIGILTALLGAPFFAFLLKRTREKQGDWS; this is encoded by the coding sequence ATGAAACAAAACAATGCAGCTCTCTGGACGATCATGACGGTGCTGCTCATCGCTGTATTCTTCCTTTCGCTTGTGGCAGGACGTTTTGCAGTCGAACCGGCGGCCGTCTGTGACATTCTTATGCGTGCGGCCGGAGGCAATGCGGGTACGGATATGGCATCGACTGTCGTTCTGGAGCTGCGCCTGCCGCGGACGATCCTCGCTATGCTCGTCGGCGCGGGGCTTTCGCTCTCGGGTGCAGTCTACCAGGGCATTTTCCGCAATCCGCTTGTCAGCCCCGACGTGCTCGGTGTCTCAAGCGGTGCAGGGTTCGGTGCCGTACTGGGCATCCTCCTCTGGGGGACGGGAACGGGAACATCGGCGATCGCCTTCGTCTGCGGTATGGTGAGTGTCGGGCTCGCGTACTACTTCTCGCGCAGCCGTGGCTCTGTCTCGATGATGTCGCTCGTGCTCTCGGGCATCATCATCTCGTCGATCTTCTCCGCGCTCATCTCGCTCGTGAAATATGTCGCGGATCCCTATGACAAACTGCCCGCCATTACTTACTGGCTCATGGGCAGCCTTGGCAAGGCGGACTTTGATAAAATCCAGATCGTCGGACTGCCGATGATTGCCGCAGGGGCGTTGCTGCTTGCAATCCGCTGGCGGATCAATATTCTCTCACTTGGCGAGGAGGAGGCACGCAGCCTCGGGGTGAATCCCGCACGCATCCGCAACATTGCCATTGTCGCGGCGACGATTCTCACGGCACTCTCGGTGACGGCCTGCGGCATTGTCGGATGGGTCGGGCTCGTCATCCCGCACATGTGCCGCCGCATGGTCGGCGTCGATCATGCACGGCTCCTGCCTGCGGCGTGCTTCACGGGGGCGATCTTCCTCGCGCTCGTCGATATTTGCGCACGGAGTCTCCTTGCGGCAGAGCTGCCCATCGGCATTCTCACGGCACTCCTCGGCGCGCCGTTTTTTGCCTTCCTGCTGAAGCGTACGCGGGAGAAACAGGGGGATTGGTCATGA
- a CDS encoding ABC transporter ATP-binding protein — translation MITVKNAAFSYDGRNELFSDLSFSLAAGEVLTILGRNGIGKTTFLRCLLGILPWTRGECLVDGQRPDPAAVSDVIGYVPQSHAPAFPYTVFEMVMMGRARRIGLFRTPAAADRARVAELLDLVGVLPLAERAATELSGGQLQMVYIARALAVEPKLMILDEPEAHLDFHNQMIVLRLLKKLSLEQNMTIVMNTHSPENALKISDKSLLMRRGEQLFGPTESLLSEENLCRFYDIDCRITETRIGDEVHRGLLTLL, via the coding sequence ATGATTACGGTGAAGAATGCCGCCTTTTCCTACGACGGCAGAAATGAACTGTTCTCCGATCTCTCCTTCTCCCTCGCGGCGGGTGAGGTTCTTACCATTCTTGGGCGCAATGGCATCGGCAAGACGACGTTCCTGCGCTGTTTGCTCGGCATCTTGCCGTGGACACGCGGGGAGTGTCTGGTGGACGGGCAGCGTCCCGACCCTGCTGCGGTCAGCGATGTGATCGGCTATGTGCCGCAGAGCCATGCACCTGCCTTTCCCTACACCGTCTTTGAGATGGTTATGATGGGGCGTGCGCGGCGCATCGGACTCTTTCGGACACCTGCGGCGGCAGACCGTGCGCGTGTTGCGGAGCTGCTCGATCTGGTCGGTGTCCTGCCGCTTGCGGAGCGTGCCGCGACCGAGCTAAGCGGCGGACAGCTGCAGATGGTCTACATCGCCCGTGCGCTCGCGGTCGAGCCAAAACTGATGATCCTCGACGAGCCGGAGGCACATCTGGACTTTCATAACCAGATGATTGTCCTGCGTCTGCTGAAGAAGTTGTCACTAGAGCAGAACATGACCATTGTCATGAACACGCATTCACCCGAGAACGCGCTCAAGATCTCGGACAAGAGCCTGCTCATGCGGCGCGGGGAGCAGCTCTTTGGGCCGACAGAAAGCCTGCTCAGTGAGGAGAACCTCTGTCGGTTCTATGACATCGACTGCCGCATTACGGAGACACGCATCGGGGATGAGGTGCATCGGGGGTTGCTGACGTTGTTGTAA
- a CDS encoding bacteriophage abortive infection AbiH family protein, which yields MISYVKLRHPWYGEKMSNLFIIGNGFDLSHGIKSSYRDFREYLQEQYDPTKHEVYDIPTINWEHTYDYSDIADFWFNVFDANNDDIEWSKFENSLYGQNYGDCFSEMVMDRDGEENLLKTAWNNESLSKSIVEIVPFINRFFTEWINQVEIDDVKPRKKFQELIDHNKDIFLSMNYTLTLEKVYNISKVCHIHGKIGEEFIFGHGEDDSLYEKYEQENIGTEYNLSDIDRALKKNVQKALKTHHSFFELLGKVPVEKIYSYGFSYGKADLIYVQEIVKSLSRNVIWCLNSFDDANGRNSIFEYSIRACGFRGGFDRFS from the coding sequence TTGATTTCTTATGTGAAGTTGCGACATCCGTGGTATGGAGAGAAAATGAGTAATCTATTTATTATAGGGAACGGATTTGATTTATCACATGGTATAAAAAGCTCCTATAGAGATTTTCGTGAATATCTACAGGAGCAATATGATCCAACAAAACATGAAGTATATGATATACCAACGATTAATTGGGAGCATACCTATGATTATAGTGATATAGCAGATTTTTGGTTTAATGTTTTTGATGCGAATAATGATGACATAGAATGGAGCAAGTTCGAGAACTCTTTATATGGGCAGAATTATGGTGATTGTTTCTCTGAAATGGTCATGGATAGAGATGGGGAAGAGAATCTTTTAAAGACTGCATGGAACAATGAGTCATTATCAAAGTCAATAGTGGAGATTGTTCCTTTTATAAATCGATTCTTTACAGAGTGGATAAACCAAGTAGAAATTGATGATGTAAAGCCTAGAAAAAAATTTCAAGAGCTAATTGATCACAATAAAGATATCTTCCTTTCCATGAATTATACACTCACGTTGGAGAAGGTTTACAATATAAGTAAAGTATGTCATATTCATGGAAAAATTGGAGAAGAGTTCATATTTGGTCATGGAGAAGATGATTCGCTTTACGAAAAATATGAGCAAGAAAATATTGGAACGGAGTATAATCTTTCTGATATTGACAGGGCGCTTAAAAAAAACGTGCAGAAAGCATTGAAAACCCATCATAGTTTTTTTGAGCTGCTTGGCAAAGTTCCTGTTGAAAAGATATATTCTTACGGTTTTTCATATGGAAAAGCTGACCTGATATATGTGCAGGAGATAGTGAAATCATTGAGTAGAAATGTAATATGGTGTTTAAATAGTTTTGATGATGCAAATGGTCGCAATAGCATATTTGAATACTCCATAAGAGCGTGTGGATTTAGAGGTGGTTTCGATAGATTCAGTTGA